The genomic segment GTGCCGACGCCGGCGTCGACGATGATCGGCACCTTCGCGTTCTCGATGATCTCGATCAGGTTGTACTTGTTCTGGATGCCCAGGCCCGAGCCGATCGGCGCGGCCAGCGGCATCACCGCGGCGCAGCCGATCTCTTCCAGGCGCTTGGCCAGGATCGGATCGTCGGAGGTGTAGACCATGACGTCGAAGCCGTCCTTCACCAGTTGCTCGGCCGCTTTCAGCGTCTGCACGACGTCCGGGAACAGCGTGCGCTGGTCGCCCAGCACTTCGAGCTTGGTCAGGTTGTGGCCGTCGAGCAGTTCGCGCGCGAGGCGACAGGTGCGCACGGCGTCTTCGGCGGTGTAGCAGCCGGCAGTGTTGGGCAGGATCGTGTAGCGATCCGGCGGCAGCACGTCGAGCAGGTTGGGCTCGCCCGGGTTCTGGCCAATGTTGGTGCGGCGGATCGCGACGGTGACGATCTGCGCGCCCGCGGCCTCGGTGGCCAGGCGGGTCTCGTCGAGATCCTTGAACTTGCCGGTGCCGGTCAGCAGGCGGGAGGAATAGGTCTTGCCGGCGATGATGAGGCCGGCATCAGCGGGGGATGCAGTGGTCATCGGGGGATTATCGCCGATGCGGCCGGGGCATGTGGGCGTTCGTGATCAGCCCGTCGGGGCCGTGCGTGTCGTCGGGCGCAGCCAGGGCGCGCCGGGCCGATGCTCAGCCACCGCCCAGCGCGTGCACGATCTCGACCCGGTCGCCATCCTGTATCGCGTGTTCGGCATGGCGGCCGCGCGGCACGATATCGCCGTTGATCTCGACCGCAACGCGGCGGTCGGCCAGTCCCTGTTGGGTGAGCAGTGCGGCGATGGTGCTGCCGGTGTCGAGGGCGAGATCTTCGCCGTTGAGTCGGATATTCATGGCGGAATTGTCGCCGCTTCGCGCAGCCGGCGCACGCGTGCCGCACTGCGGCGTGCCGGCGCCAGAAACGACATGGGATGATCCCGCGATTCGGCGCCATGCGCTGCCGGATGGACCGGCGGGAACGCGCCGGCCAACGTCAATTTCCAGGAGAAACCCCCAGATGCCGTCCACGCCCATCCGTGCCGCCCTCGCCGTCGCGCTCGCCGCTGCCGCCACCCTGCCCGCATTCGCCGCCGACGAGACGTTCTCGCGCACGGTGTTCTTCGGCGACAGCCTCACCGACTCGGGCTATTTCCGCCCGGTCATCGTCCGCACGGTCGGTCCGTCGGGCGCGATCCTCGGCCGCTTCACCACCAACCCGGGCCTGACCTGGGCCGAGCACGTGGCCGACCGCTACGACACCGATGCGAATTCCAACGGCAACGGTCAGGTCGGCGACAACTACGCCGCCGGCGGCGCACGCGTGTCGGCGACCGCCATCGCCGCGCTCGGACCGGCGCCGTCGCTGGCCTCGCAGGTCAACACCTATCTGACCGCCAACGGCGGCCGCGCCGATGCGAACGCGCTGTACACCGTGTGGGGCGGTGCGAACGACCTGTTCGCGGTTGCCGCCAATCCCGCGCAGGCGCAGCAGATCATCGGCTCGGCGGTCACCGCCCAGGTCGGTCTGGTCGGCACATTGCAGGGCGCGGGCGCCCGCTACGTCGTGGTGCCGTCGATTCCGGACATCGGTCTGACCCCGCAATCGCGCGCCGGTGGCCCCGTCGCGATGGCGACCGGCACCGCGCTCGCCAACACCTACAACACCGCGCTCTACGGCGGCCTGGCCAGCCAGGGCCTGCGCGTGATCCCGGTCGACACCTTCCACTTCCTGCAGGAAGTCTCCGCCAGCCCGGCGCTGTACGGCTTCGCCAACGTGACCTCGGCCGCGTGCCGCGCGCAGCCGGGCATCGGTGACTCGTCGGTGTTCTGCAATCCGAACTCGCT from the Luteimonas fraxinea genome contains:
- a CDS encoding thiazole synthase, which codes for MTTASPADAGLIIAGKTYSSRLLTGTGKFKDLDETRLATEAAGAQIVTVAIRRTNIGQNPGEPNLLDVLPPDRYTILPNTAGCYTAEDAVRTCRLARELLDGHNLTKLEVLGDQRTLFPDVVQTLKAAEQLVKDGFDVMVYTSDDPILAKRLEEIGCAAVMPLAAPIGSGLGIQNKYNLIEIIENAKVPIIVDAGVGTASDAAIAMELGCDGVLMNTAIAGARHPVLMASAMRKAVEAGREAFLAGRIPRKRFASASSPVDGVIG
- the thiS gene encoding sulfur carrier protein ThiS gives rise to the protein MNIRLNGEDLALDTGSTIAALLTQQGLADRRVAVEINGDIVPRGRHAEHAIQDGDRVEIVHALGGG